One part of the Dyadobacter sp. 676 genome encodes these proteins:
- a CDS encoding RagB/SusD family nutrient uptake outer membrane protein codes for MKLNNKNLYKLMLCGAILLGPTACSDFLDEQDPSNLQPDVFYTIPDHAEAAIAATYAEMRFFGDGAGIFSANWQMLEAPTGTATTETGQNSDLNNLYALIYDGNTGHISNWWNGLYRVIANANLAIEKIPGIQFPAANESQKVKLLGEARFLRAWAYFYAVRLWGDVPLITKPQTVESEDFFPSRAPQEEVYKLIVEDLLAAEAAGFADFTTNGRVSKMAVKAYLAKVYLTMAGYPLQKGQSHYKLAADKALEVINYAKANPSTLGLFPTYKELHDEKLKNRLEHLFQIQYNTVVAGFPLNDFFPNFKAVTYAGPSGTGSTVPTRSFYESYETGDLRTKDQEGWFYTTYYTNGTGEKFDLGAPYVFKYFNIAALGGPGITPTRLNNLNVNQMRYADVLLMYAEAQAELGTVNTEAYEAYKAIRDRAKLKTPAIGTFTPATFKEAVWRERWYEFAYEGITWFDMVRLRKVFNEQTKGFDNFVGHKNMNVSGGAALQEKHLLFPLGIQEMKNNPNLKPQNPGYN; via the coding sequence ATGAAACTAAATAATAAGAACCTTTATAAGCTAATGCTCTGCGGGGCGATCCTGCTGGGGCCGACAGCCTGCTCCGACTTCCTCGACGAGCAGGACCCGTCTAACCTTCAACCGGACGTATTCTACACCATTCCTGACCACGCCGAAGCCGCTATCGCTGCGACTTATGCGGAAATGCGTTTCTTTGGCGATGGCGCGGGTATCTTTTCGGCCAACTGGCAGATGCTGGAAGCCCCTACCGGCACCGCTACTACCGAAACAGGCCAAAACTCCGACCTGAACAACCTGTACGCCCTCATCTACGACGGCAACACAGGCCACATCAGCAACTGGTGGAACGGCTTGTACCGCGTAATCGCGAACGCCAACCTGGCGATCGAAAAAATCCCCGGCATCCAATTCCCTGCCGCCAATGAGTCGCAGAAAGTGAAGCTGCTCGGCGAAGCACGTTTTCTTCGCGCCTGGGCCTATTTCTACGCGGTTAGATTGTGGGGCGATGTGCCGCTGATCACCAAGCCGCAGACTGTGGAGTCCGAGGATTTCTTCCCTTCGAGAGCACCACAGGAGGAAGTGTACAAGCTGATCGTAGAAGACCTCCTGGCTGCGGAGGCTGCCGGTTTCGCCGATTTTACTACCAACGGACGTGTATCTAAAATGGCGGTGAAAGCTTATCTGGCGAAAGTGTACCTGACAATGGCCGGCTACCCGTTGCAAAAAGGACAGTCGCATTACAAACTAGCGGCAGACAAAGCCCTCGAAGTGATCAATTATGCCAAAGCTAACCCTTCTACGCTGGGGCTGTTCCCGACTTACAAGGAGTTACACGACGAAAAACTGAAAAACCGCCTGGAACACCTGTTCCAGATCCAGTACAACACCGTGGTAGCCGGTTTCCCGTTGAACGACTTCTTCCCGAACTTCAAGGCGGTAACTTATGCAGGGCCCAGCGGAACCGGTAGCACAGTGCCTACACGGTCGTTCTACGAATCGTATGAAACGGGTGACCTTCGTACGAAAGACCAGGAAGGCTGGTTCTACACCACCTATTATACCAATGGTACCGGCGAGAAATTTGACCTGGGCGCTCCATACGTGTTCAAATACTTCAACATCGCTGCATTGGGTGGCCCAGGTATTACCCCTACCCGCCTGAATAACCTGAACGTAAACCAGATGCGCTATGCGGACGTGCTGTTGATGTATGCAGAAGCGCAGGCCGAATTAGGTACGGTTAATACGGAGGCTTACGAAGCTTACAAGGCTATCCGCGATCGTGCGAAGCTGAAAACACCTGCAATCGGTACATTTACTCCTGCTACTTTCAAAGAGGCGGTATGGCGCGAACGCTGGTACGAATTCGCCTATGAAGGCATTACCTGGTTCGATATGGTACGGCTGCGTAAAGTGTTCAACGAGCAAACCAAAGGTTTCGACAACTTCGTTGGACACAAAAACATGAACGTGAGCGGCGGTGCGGCATTGCAGGAAAAACACCTGCTGTTCCCGCTGGGTATCCAGGAAATGAAGAACAACCCGAACCTGAAACCTCAGAATCCAGGGTATAACTAG
- a CDS encoding T9SS type A sorting domain-containing protein translates to MLERIYVPVSRLVVCKLALLCLVAGPVRVYAQLVITSPVTNQVMQRDPSGTASIYITAYAHYPYSRIVATLQPVGGNPNGMYEQEFDQTRLTQGFLHTSFTAPTGWYRLKLTATAANGISDSAIVDRVGVGEVFLVAGNSNAMGLPDLGAKDASANVISFNALNKSLNTENITVAPDGPMPAPSFEILKSSNNIFPNGETSWYWGELGEMLFQRWKTPVLFFNTAWAAANAENYRDAASGKDAYNLYVGKFWPNRQPYSNIVNTMHYMTSLTGVRAVLWSHGENDAQQGVREDLYFEGIRTLIQNSRRDTGYNVAWYIARNSASNQLQDGYPPVLNAQNRLIALSGFNAFPGPDLDTIQIPRPASAHFENVPGGIQGLTLTATAWNRSLADTTIARTIPLQPAYALHTGVTPARAYPNATFDLPFAITGNAPSPFQINAELLDGAGQFITFVGAGDGSPLRIHLPADLTDGIYRIRLTGLSPIIPGSVSQPFSVESTSRTIEYVNTIGARALNDDVRITWVIAPVPGLASMIVQKTTDGIHYNDLESFPAPASNESGVFGYTDSNAGSGTIFYRIRMVYTNGSVGYSTIIALFRNGAPAPLTVFPNPVTQQQFFIMPADAPGSPATSQTTVICRLFDAAGREHPIYISTHDAVGLLSVRPRYALPAGKYVVRVITAGRSRAQSVIFH, encoded by the coding sequence ATGTTGGAAAGGATTTACGTTCCGGTCAGCCGGCTTGTCGTTTGTAAGTTAGCCCTGCTTTGCCTGGTGGCGGGGCCGGTGCGAGTGTATGCGCAACTGGTTATTACAAGTCCTGTCACAAACCAGGTTATGCAGCGCGATCCTTCGGGCACTGCTTCCATTTACATCACCGCCTACGCACATTATCCCTATTCCCGCATCGTCGCCACATTGCAACCGGTCGGGGGCAATCCCAACGGCATGTACGAGCAGGAGTTTGATCAAACCCGGCTGACCCAGGGATTTTTACACACCTCGTTCACCGCTCCTACCGGCTGGTACCGCCTCAAACTGACCGCCACTGCGGCCAACGGCATATCCGACTCCGCGATTGTCGACCGCGTGGGTGTAGGCGAAGTATTCCTCGTAGCCGGCAATTCCAACGCGATGGGTCTGCCCGACCTCGGAGCCAAAGACGCTTCGGCCAATGTAATTTCCTTTAATGCACTGAATAAATCGCTCAACACCGAAAATATCACCGTCGCACCGGATGGCCCTATGCCCGCGCCGTCGTTCGAAATATTGAAAAGCAGCAACAATATCTTTCCAAATGGCGAAACTTCCTGGTATTGGGGCGAATTAGGGGAGATGTTGTTCCAAAGGTGGAAAACGCCGGTGCTGTTTTTCAATACAGCCTGGGCAGCCGCCAATGCCGAAAACTACCGCGACGCCGCTTCGGGCAAGGATGCTTACAATTTATATGTAGGCAAATTCTGGCCTAACCGGCAGCCTTACAGTAATATCGTCAATACAATGCATTACATGACCTCGCTCACGGGCGTGAGAGCGGTGCTATGGTCGCACGGGGAGAATGACGCACAGCAGGGTGTCAGGGAAGACCTATATTTCGAAGGGATCAGGACACTGATTCAGAACAGCCGCAGGGACACCGGTTATAACGTGGCCTGGTACATTGCCCGCAATTCGGCCAGCAACCAATTGCAGGACGGTTACCCGCCGGTGCTAAACGCGCAAAACCGGTTGATAGCCCTGTCCGGTTTCAATGCCTTTCCCGGCCCCGACCTCGACACCATCCAAATTCCCCGTCCGGCTTCGGCGCATTTTGAAAATGTCCCCGGCGGCATTCAGGGGCTTACATTGACAGCCACGGCCTGGAACCGGAGCCTGGCCGACACCACCATCGCCAGGACCATTCCTTTACAGCCGGCATATGCGCTACATACAGGCGTAACGCCCGCCCGCGCGTATCCGAATGCGACTTTTGACCTTCCATTCGCAATCACGGGCAATGCGCCTTCGCCATTCCAAATAAATGCGGAGTTGCTCGATGGCGCCGGCCAGTTTATAACCTTTGTCGGCGCAGGTGACGGCAGCCCGTTGCGCATTCATCTACCCGCCGATCTCACCGACGGCATTTACCGTATCCGGCTCACCGGCCTTAGCCCCATCATCCCCGGAAGCGTTTCGCAACCATTTTCTGTCGAAAGTACATCCCGCACGATCGAATATGTGAATACCATCGGCGCCCGCGCCTTGAACGACGACGTCAGGATAACGTGGGTCATCGCGCCCGTACCGGGCCTGGCCTCGATGATCGTCCAGAAAACGACCGACGGAATCCATTACAATGACCTCGAAAGTTTCCCGGCTCCGGCGTCCAATGAGTCGGGGGTATTTGGATATACCGACAGCAACGCGGGCAGCGGGACAATTTTTTACAGGATCAGGATGGTGTATACCAATGGCTCCGTCGGTTATTCAACCATCATAGCCCTGTTCCGTAACGGTGCCCCGGCGCCGTTGACCGTCTTTCCGAACCCGGTAACACAGCAGCAGTTTTTCATTATGCCAGCCGACGCGCCCGGTAGCCCGGCAACTTCCCAAACGACCGTTATCTGCCGGCTTTTCGACGCCGCCGGCCGGGAACATCCCATCTACATTTCAACCCATGATGCGGTAGGCCTTTTATCCGTGCGCCCGCGTTACGCATTACCCGCAGGAAAGTATGTTGTCCGGGTGATTACCGCCGGGCGGAGCCGTGCGCAAAGCGTCATATTTCATTGA
- a CDS encoding two-component regulator propeller domain-containing protein encodes MKRLLLFLFFLTLLNACKKDTDSPVPLEVSDARLQDYHIISIAFDASGTAWLGTLGQGLIRYSGTSITVFDSTNSILNKAAIWDIEVDQKGNIWLGTDDLVKYDGSRFTRYGSGQYNLPRNPVQSVAIDGAGYIWFSAGAFRQGGLVKYDGQHFSTFTPENSALPGNLIAGIAIDRENTVWAAFNDGVSTTSIARIRNGKWDIFGAKEFGFTPYYFGNIVTDKQNQLLASINYGLSSTMVTGRPQMFRFNGQSASVINLPEEDKVIYMTRRIFVDRDNRIWASFSNDREYGVFQNGKWELKDLDESDGIFAFGQSPAGEIWLGTGKGIYILK; translated from the coding sequence ATGAAAAGATTGCTACTCTTTCTGTTCTTCCTGACATTGCTGAATGCATGCAAAAAAGACACCGATAGCCCCGTTCCACTCGAAGTTTCGGATGCCCGGTTGCAAGATTATCATATTATCTCCATCGCTTTTGACGCTTCCGGCACAGCCTGGCTGGGAACCCTCGGTCAAGGATTGATCCGATACAGCGGTACAAGTATCACCGTTTTTGATTCCACCAACTCCATTTTAAATAAGGCGGCGATCTGGGATATCGAAGTCGATCAAAAAGGAAATATCTGGCTCGGCACCGACGATCTTGTAAAATATGACGGTTCGAGATTTACCCGGTACGGCTCGGGGCAATACAACCTGCCGCGAAATCCAGTCCAGTCGGTAGCTATCGACGGGGCCGGTTATATCTGGTTTTCGGCCGGGGCATTCCGCCAAGGCGGGCTCGTGAAATACGATGGGCAGCATTTCAGCACGTTTACGCCCGAAAACTCGGCGTTGCCGGGCAACCTCATCGCCGGTATCGCGATCGATCGGGAAAATACGGTTTGGGCCGCATTTAACGACGGCGTCTCCACCACGTCGATAGCCCGGATCAGGAATGGCAAATGGGATATTTTCGGGGCAAAGGAATTCGGTTTTACGCCCTATTATTTTGGAAATATCGTTACCGACAAACAAAACCAATTGCTGGCCTCGATCAATTACGGCCTTTCGAGCACGATGGTCACCGGGCGGCCGCAAATGTTCCGGTTCAACGGACAATCGGCCAGTGTAATTAACCTCCCCGAGGAAGACAAGGTAATATATATGACCCGCCGCATTTTCGTTGACCGCGACAACCGCATTTGGGCATCATTTTCAAATGACAGGGAATACGGTGTGTTCCAAAACGGGAAATGGGAACTCAAAGACCTCGACGAAAGCGACGGCATATTCGCCTTCGGGCAAAGTCCTGCCGGGGAAATATGGCTGGGAACGGGCAAGGGCATTTATATTTTGAAATAA
- a CDS encoding TIGR00266 family protein — translation MISHEIDYKIIGDDIQVVEIELDPNETVIAEAGAMLFMEDGIQFETKMGDGSEANQSIMGKIFQAGSRLLTGESLFMTHFTNRGVGKKKVAFSAPYPGTIMPIDLSKIYSNELIVQKDGFLCAAMGTSMKIHFNQRFGSGLFGGEGFILQKLKGDGMAFVHAGGVVMERQLNNETLRIDTGCVVAFEQSLSFDIQRSGGLKSMVFGGEGMFLATLRGTGRCWIQSMPISKLIQRLSVYGPNARKESGSVIGGLGSLFED, via the coding sequence ATGATCTCACACGAAATCGATTACAAAATCATCGGCGACGATATCCAGGTGGTGGAAATCGAGCTGGACCCGAACGAAACCGTGATTGCGGAGGCTGGGGCCATGCTTTTCATGGAAGACGGCATTCAGTTCGAAACCAAGATGGGCGACGGCTCGGAAGCGAACCAGAGCATTATGGGCAAGATTTTCCAGGCAGGAAGCCGCTTGCTTACCGGCGAGTCGCTGTTTATGACGCATTTTACCAATCGTGGCGTTGGAAAAAAGAAAGTGGCATTCTCGGCACCTTACCCCGGCACGATCATGCCGATCGACCTTTCCAAAATTTACAGCAACGAGCTGATCGTACAGAAAGATGGTTTCCTTTGCGCGGCAATGGGTACCAGCATGAAAATCCATTTCAACCAGCGCTTCGGGTCCGGCTTGTTTGGCGGAGAAGGCTTCATCCTCCAAAAGCTGAAAGGCGACGGGATGGCATTCGTGCACGCGGGCGGCGTGGTAATGGAGAGGCAGCTGAACAACGAAACCCTAAGGATCGATACCGGCTGCGTGGTGGCATTCGAGCAATCGCTGAGTTTCGATATCCAACGCTCGGGCGGCCTGAAATCGATGGTATTCGGTGGGGAAGGAATGTTCCTGGCTACTTTGCGCGGAACAGGCCGTTGCTGGATCCAGTCGATGCCGATTTCCAAACTGATCCAGCGGCTTTCGGTTTACGGGCCCAATGCCCGCAAAGAAAGCGGTTCGGTAATCGGAGGGTTGGGTAGTTTGTTTGAAGATTAA
- the gltX gene encoding glutamate--tRNA ligase: protein MNNRPVRVRFAPSPTGPLHAGGVRTALYNYLFARQQGGQMLLRIEDTDQNRYVPGAEAYILEALEWLGIGIDEGPHQGGPHAPYRQSERKEMYREYAERLVQEGKAYYAFDTPEQLDDMRKRLEAAKVAAVQYNAITRMEMTNSLTLSAEETKSRLKSGDPYVIRMKIQPKEDIRFNDLIRGWVVVHSSQIDDKVLLKSDGMPTYHLANIVDDHLMGITHVIRGEEWLPSAPLHVLLYRYFGWESTMPQFAHLPLLLKPDGNGKLSKRDADLGGFPIFPLEWTDPNTGEKARGFREEGYLPGATANFLALLGWNAGTEQEIFSMDELIAAFSFDRVHKAGARFDIQKANWFNQQYLKQLDDAAMIGELKPLYAAKGIDVNHDQLVQIVHLLKDRVHFIKEIVSESLFLFESPEVYDPEVVLKKWSEEAVNAIGAFKDALTGFEGNFVAHDIKEVLSASMDAAGIKMGKIMQALRLAVTGAGAGPDLMVIMEILGKDEVVRRLETALSRLSAQIRLA from the coding sequence ATGAATAATAGACCTGTCAGGGTACGATTTGCGCCTAGTCCCACCGGTCCGCTCCATGCGGGCGGTGTGCGTACGGCCCTGTATAATTACCTGTTTGCACGCCAGCAAGGTGGCCAGATGCTGCTGCGCATTGAGGATACCGACCAGAACCGCTACGTTCCGGGCGCGGAAGCATATATTCTGGAAGCACTCGAATGGCTGGGCATCGGTATCGACGAAGGCCCGCACCAAGGCGGCCCGCATGCCCCTTACCGGCAATCGGAGAGGAAAGAAATGTACCGCGAATATGCGGAAAGGCTCGTTCAGGAAGGGAAGGCGTATTACGCTTTTGATACCCCCGAGCAGTTGGACGATATGCGTAAGCGCCTGGAAGCGGCAAAAGTTGCGGCTGTTCAGTATAATGCGATTACCCGTATGGAAATGACCAACTCGTTGACATTGTCGGCAGAAGAAACAAAGTCGCGGCTAAAAAGCGGAGATCCTTATGTGATCCGGATGAAGATTCAGCCCAAAGAAGACATTCGTTTCAATGACCTGATACGCGGGTGGGTAGTAGTACATTCGTCGCAGATCGACGATAAGGTGCTTTTGAAATCCGATGGAATGCCTACTTACCATTTGGCGAATATCGTAGACGACCACCTGATGGGCATTACCCACGTGATCCGCGGGGAGGAGTGGCTGCCCTCGGCGCCATTGCATGTGCTGCTGTACCGCTATTTCGGCTGGGAAAGCACTATGCCGCAGTTCGCACATTTGCCGCTGCTGCTCAAACCCGACGGCAACGGCAAGCTCTCGAAACGCGACGCCGACCTGGGCGGCTTCCCGATCTTTCCGTTGGAATGGACCGACCCGAACACCGGCGAGAAGGCCCGCGGCTTCCGCGAAGAAGGCTATTTGCCCGGAGCCACCGCCAACTTCCTGGCATTGCTCGGCTGGAATGCAGGCACCGAGCAGGAGATTTTCAGTATGGACGAACTCATCGCCGCATTCAGCTTCGACCGCGTGCACAAGGCGGGTGCGAGGTTCGATATCCAGAAAGCGAACTGGTTCAACCAGCAATATCTGAAACAGCTGGACGACGCGGCGATGATTGGGGAACTGAAACCGCTGTATGCGGCGAAGGGTATCGATGTAAATCATGATCAGCTCGTGCAAATCGTACATTTGCTGAAAGACCGTGTACATTTTATCAAGGAAATCGTATCCGAGTCGCTGTTTTTATTCGAATCGCCGGAGGTTTACGACCCGGAAGTCGTATTAAAGAAATGGAGCGAGGAAGCGGTGAATGCGATCGGTGCCTTTAAAGATGCATTGACCGGCTTCGAGGGTAATTTCGTGGCACACGACATCAAGGAAGTGCTTTCGGCGTCGATGGATGCTGCCGGGATCAAGATGGGTAAAATCATGCAGGCGTTGCGCCTGGCGGTGACCGGTGCGGGCGCTGGTCCGGATTTAATGGTCATCATGGAAATACTCGGAAAAGACGAGGTTGTGAGGAGGCTTGAAACTGCGCTGAGCCGTTTGTCAGCGCAAATAAGGCTGGCTTAG
- a CDS encoding Rid family detoxifying hydrolase has protein sequence MPKQIIFSDKAPAPIGPYSQAVKINGTVYVSGQIAAELAKSGDIKAEAGMVMQNIGHILGAAGLGFQHVVKASIFLRDMNDFTAVNEIYGSFFTKEPPARETVQVARLPKDVNVEISVIAVE, from the coding sequence ATGCCCAAACAAATCATATTTTCGGATAAAGCACCGGCCCCCATTGGCCCTTACAGCCAGGCTGTTAAAATAAATGGTACTGTTTATGTTTCGGGTCAGATCGCCGCAGAACTGGCGAAGTCCGGGGATATTAAGGCCGAGGCGGGAATGGTTATGCAAAATATCGGGCATATTCTGGGAGCGGCCGGACTGGGTTTCCAGCACGTGGTAAAAGCCAGCATTTTCCTCCGCGATATGAACGACTTCACGGCGGTGAATGAAATCTATGGCAGCTTTTTTACGAAAGAACCTCCCGCCCGCGAGACCGTACAGGTGGCGCGCCTGCCGAAAGATGTGAACGTCGAAATTTCCGTGATTGCGGTTGAGTGA